Genomic DNA from Thiosocius teredinicola:
CTGCAGCACGTCGGACACGGTCGCGACGATATCGCCTCGCGTGATCTGCGGCCCGGCGACATTGACCGAGATGCGCATCTCGGGCGCACCTTCGTTCTGCCAGCGTCGCATCTGCTCGCAGGCCGTCCGCAGAACCCATTCCCCGATGCCGATGATCAAGCCGTTCTCTTCGGCCAGTGGTATGAAGCGTCCCGGTGGCACCAGTCCGAGCACCGGGTCTTGCCAGCGTACCAGGGCCTCGACACCGATGATTTGGCCGCCACGATCGAACTGCGGCTGGTAGTGCAAGATGAACTCTTCGTTCTGCACGGCGCGGTGCATACGCTCTTCCATCGCCACTTTTTCGTTGCTGAACGACGACATCTTGGCCGAATAGAACTGCACATTATTGCGCCCGGCCGCTTTTGCCTGGTACATCGCAGCATCGGCGTTCTTCACCAGGGTAGCCGCGTCTTCGCCATCGTTCGGGAACTGGCTGATGCCGACACTGGTGCCGATATGCAGGCGGTGGCCGTCGATGTCGAAGGGTTGCGACAGCGCACCGATCAGTTTGACCGCCACGCGTTCGACCGCTTCGCGTTCGCTGATCGATTCGAGCAGCACCGTGAATTCATCGCCACCGAGGCGGGCAATCGTGTCCTCACTGCGCACCAGCCCCTGCAGCCTGGTCGCTACGGCTTTCAGCAGGCGGTCGCCTACCGGGTGGCCGAGACCGTCGTTGACGTTCTTGAAACGGTCGAGATCGAGGAACAGCAGGCTGATGCCGCCGCCCTGGCGCGATGCACGCTGGATCGCATGGGTGAAGCGATCGAAAAACAGCTCGCGGTTCGGCAGGCCGGTGAGATTGTCGAAATACGCCAAGCGATGGATACGCTGTTCGCTGCGCCGCTGCTCGGTGATGTCGCGGGTTACCGCAACGAACTGTTTCACCTTGTTGCGCGAGTCCTTGATGGCGACGATTGTCTGCCATGTCGGGAACAGTTCGCCGTTCTTGCGGCGGTTCCAGATCTCGCCTTCCCAAACGCCATCGGATTCCAGTGCGTCCCACAACTGCTGGTAAAACACCGGCGGGTGTTCGCCGGAATAGTAGGGAGGGCGTTTCTCGCCGATCAGCTCGCTGGCGTCGTAACCGACCATCTCGCATTGCGCGCGATTGACCCGCAGCACGACGCCCGACTGGTCGGCAATCACCACACCTTCGGTGATGTGTTTGAACACGTTCTCCGCCAGCATCAGATATTTCTCGGCGAGTTTGCGTTCGCTGATGTCGCTGAATACGACGACCGAGCCGCGCTTTATGCCATCGGATATCAAGGGAGCACGGGTAAACTCGGCTTCGAAGCCGCTGCCGTCGTGACGCGTCAGCAGTGTCTCGCCGGCGGTACCCATGGTGCCGTCGCCTCTGCCCTTGTGCGTCAGCGTGCTGTCGTCCGCGCACAGTGCCGGACCGCCCGCTGCCGCGCTGGTCAGGGTGCGGCCCAGCAGTTCGCCCGGTCCATAGCCCAGCAACTGCTCGCCGGCCGGGTTCATGAAGGTGATGCAATCCTGGTTGTCGAGCCCGAAGATGCCTTCGCCGGCGGCGTCGAGCAACAGGCGTTGGCGGGTTTCCAACGTCTCGCGCCGCCGCATCTCGTCGCGCATGTTCTGTTCGACTTTCTTGTAGTCGCTGATATCGCGCGCAATCACGATGCGGATCTCGCCCTCGGCGGTGTCGGCGATACTGACCGAGAGCTGCAGCGGCACCAGTTCGCCGCTCGGGCGCCGCCCTTTGATCTCGAAATGCAGTGACGTCGTGCCGTCGTCGAACTGCGGCAAAGGCTCGGCGAACAGGTTGTTGATGCGTTGTCCCAGCACGCTGGATTTATCGCGGCCGAACACGACTTCGGCGTGCAGGCTGAAGTCGCTGATGGCGCCTTTGTTGTCGGTCGTGATCATCGCCAAAGGTGCACAGTCGAACAGCGCATGCAGCTTCTGTTTCTCTGAGTTGATTTCGGCGGTCTCGATGGCCACGTGGTGCGAGGTGTTGGCAGCCTGGTCGCGGACCAGGCGGATGATCGCCAACAGCAGGGCGGCGGCGAGTACGAAGAACGCGAACAAGGCGGTGTGGATCAGCGTCAGGCCATGGAAGGCTTCGTGTTTGCTTTCTTCGACCGCAATGGCGAACTGCTGCTGCGGCAGCCATCGCCAGGCGCCGACCACCTGCGTACCCAGGTAGTTGGGATAGCTCGCGGTATCCACGCCATCGATGCCGTTTACCGCATCGGTGGCCATTCTGGTCAAGCCGGCGCCATCCGGCGTCGTCAGCTTGAGGTTGCCGACCGCGTTCTGCCCCGCGCCGATCAAGCCCTTGTCGAGGATCCGCTGCGCGAAGCGCGGTTCAGAGAGCAGCACACCGCGCCGATCGAAGATGTATGCCTCGCCGCTTTCGCCGCTCCTACCGCTGCGCAGTGTCCGCAACACAGAGGGTTCTGCGTCGACGTACAAGGCGAGTACGGCAACCGTTGCCGCGTTGCGATCGCGTATCGGTGCGGCCACCGCAATCAGCCAATCGTCGCCCATCAACTGCGGTACGCCGGCAGCTGCCCGACCTGACCAGGCTGCGGCGAGCTGGTTCGGCGAGCGACGTAGCGGGTCGTCCAGGCTCAATTGCTGGTTGGCGGTGGCGGCAACCGTCTGGCCGTCGGCGCTGACTATTGCCAGACCGCGAACATCCTGCGCGTCGGTGAGACCGCTCAGGTGCGTGATCAAGCGTGGATGCAGCGCCGCTCGCGTTGCTGCGTCGACCCCGCCGCGTGGAGCGGAGAGCGCTTGCGCGATGTTGACGATTGCCGGGTGCGCTGCATGTAGCTGGGCGCGGGTCGCGAGGTTGTCATACACGGCCACGAGGCTTTCTGCGGCCACATCCAAACGCGTGTTCAGGTTGGCTGCGACCTGGCGGTGCCAGAACAGCTCGGCCTGGTAGGCGATCAGCAAGGCGAACGCGACCATCGGACCGATTGCCAGCCCGGCTTTCAAGAGAGCGGAGAAT
This window encodes:
- a CDS encoding EAL domain-containing protein; the encoded protein is MDGTPKHEHRGSFSALLKAGLAIGPMVAFALLIAYQAELFWHRQVAANLNTRLDVAAESLVAVYDNLATRAQLHAAHPAIVNIAQALSAPRGGVDAATRAALHPRLITHLSGLTDAQDVRGLAIVSADGQTVAATANQQLSLDDPLRRSPNQLAAAWSGRAAAGVPQLMGDDWLIAVAAPIRDRNAATVAVLALYVDAEPSVLRTLRSGRSGESGEAYIFDRRGVLLSEPRFAQRILDKGLIGAGQNAVGNLKLTTPDGAGLTRMATDAVNGIDGVDTASYPNYLGTQVVGAWRWLPQQQFAIAVEESKHEAFHGLTLIHTALFAFFVLAAALLLAIIRLVRDQAANTSHHVAIETAEINSEKQKLHALFDCAPLAMITTDNKGAISDFSLHAEVVFGRDKSSVLGQRINNLFAEPLPQFDDGTTSLHFEIKGRRPSGELVPLQLSVSIADTAEGEIRIVIARDISDYKKVEQNMRDEMRRRETLETRQRLLLDAAGEGIFGLDNQDCITFMNPAGEQLLGYGPGELLGRTLTSAAAGGPALCADDSTLTHKGRGDGTMGTAGETLLTRHDGSGFEAEFTRAPLISDGIKRGSVVVFSDISERKLAEKYLMLAENVFKHITEGVVIADQSGVVLRVNRAQCEMVGYDASELIGEKRPPYYSGEHPPVFYQQLWDALESDGVWEGEIWNRRKNGELFPTWQTIVAIKDSRNKVKQFVAVTRDITEQRRSEQRIHRLAYFDNLTGLPNRELFFDRFTHAIQRASRQGGGISLLFLDLDRFKNVNDGLGHPVGDRLLKAVATRLQGLVRSEDTIARLGGDEFTVLLESISEREAVERVAVKLIGALSQPFDIDGHRLHIGTSVGISQFPNDGEDAATLVKNADAAMYQAKAAGRNNVQFYSAKMSSFSNEKVAMEERMHRAVQNEEFILHYQPQFDRGGQIIGVEALVRWQDPVLGLVPPGRFIPLAEENGLIIGIGEWVLRTACEQMRRWQNEGAPEMRISVNVAGPQITRGDIVATVSDVLQQTGLDPKYLELEVTETFVMDHVAQSVGVLSHLRDLGVRIAIDDFGTGHSSLASLKRLPADTLKIDRAFVCDLPEDPDDVAITRAVLAMGQQLNLDTVAEGVETEAQKAFLSQEGCDHFQGFLFSRPLPAETVELLWLPHRQSSQAG